One Natronomonas gomsonensis genomic window, GGCATTACCGGAGCGTCGGTTCGGGGGGACAAAAAGCCGTACCCCGTGGCGACGTGGCGGCGTTTCCTTGACTCCGGCACGGAGTTTATACTCGCTGCACCCCTACACGCGGCCGTGAGCACGCGAACGAGTGCCCTCGACTCCCTCATCTTCGGCGTCGACATCCAGAGTGGCGACGTTCGAGGTGATGCCCCCTCGTATGCGGTGGTCGCCTTCGACGGCGAGTCCATCGAGCGCGACGTGGTGTCGGGCCGAAAGCTCCGGCGGCGAATCCAATCCGAAGAGCCGGCCATCGTCGCCACCGACAACACCTACGAACTCGCCGAGGACAAGGGTGCACTCGTACACTTCCTCCGAGAGTTGCCTTCGGAGACGAAACTGGTGCAGGTGACCGGCGATGAACGACCCGAACCGCTCTCCCGCGTCGCTGCCAGACACGGCGTCCCCTACGCGAAGCCGCCGATGAAGGAGGCCGAAGCGGCGGCGCGACTCGCCGCCCGCAACGTCGGCTACGAGGTGTCGGCGTTCACCGACACGACGACGGTGAAGGTCGCCCGTGGGCGCTCGACGGGCGGCGGAGGTGGTTGGAGCGAGGACCGCTTCACCCGCCGCATCCACGGGTCGGTGAAAACCGCCACCCGAGAGGTCGAATCGAAACTCGAAGACGCCGCCCTCGAGTTCGAAAAGGAGGTCACAGAGAAGTACGGCGGCTACTCCCAGGCGCTGTTCGAAGTCGAGGCGACGCCCGCCGAGATTCCCGTTTCGTCGCGGCGTTCCGGCGATACCCGCATCGAAATCGAACGCGAGCGCCGCGACGGCATCGAGTATCGCCCGCTCGCAAAGCGACGGGATTTCGTCGTCGTCGGCATCGACCCCGGGACGACGACCGCGGTTGCGCTTTTGGACCTCGACGGGATGGTACTCGACGTGTGGTCGACCCGGACCGCCGACACCGCCGAGGTCATCGAGTGGATTATCGAACACGGCCGACCGGTTATCGTCGCCGCCGACGTCGAACCGATGCCCGAGACCGTCGAGAAGATACGCCGCAGTTTCGACGCCGCGGGCTGGATTCCCGGGACCGATCTGCCGGTCGACCGCAAACTCCACCGCACCCGTGAGGAGAGCTACGACAACGACCACGAACGGGACGCGATGGCGGCGGCGCTGTTCGCCTTCGACGCCCACGAAGACCAGTTCGACCGCATCGCCGAAAAGACGCCTGCCGGGTTCGACCGCGGGGAGGTGACCGCCCGCGTCGTCGCCGGCGAGGAGAGCGTCGAAGCCGTCCTCGATGACCTCTCCGAGGACGAGGAGTCCGACGAGGAGTCGACCGAACACGACCCACGAGAACTGACCGCCGAGGAGAAGGAAATCAAGCGACTGGAGGCTCGCATCGAGCGCCTCGAAGGTCACGTCGAGGACCTGAAAGACACCATCCAACAGAAGGACAGTCGAGTATCGGAACTGGAAGAGGAACTCTCCGAGGCACGCCGCGAGGAACGTCGGGAGGCCCGCGAGCGCCGCGAAGTGACGCGGCTGGAGCGGGAGAACGAACGGCTGAAGCGCGAACTCGCCGAGGCCGAACAGGCAAACGAGGAACTCGACGGCAAACTCGAACGGCTCAAGGAACTGTGGAAACTCGACCACTCGAACTTCGCGGACGTGGCCGCCGAAAAACAGGGACTGGTCCCGGTCAAGCCCGTCGAGCAGTTCACGAAGGATGCAATCGGGGCCGCCGAGGAGAGCTACGGCCTCGCCCCCGACGACGTGGTGTATCTCCGGGATGCAAGCGGCGCCGGTCGGGCGACCGCCGAGCGACTGGCCGACCGCGATCCCCGGGTCGTCCTCCGTGATGGCCGGCTCTCGGAGCAGGCCGACGAGGTGCTGTTCGACCACGGGATTCCCGTCGGGCCGGCCGACGACGTGACGATTCAGGAAATCGACGAACTCGCCGTCGCCCGCGAGAGCGAAGTCGAGTCGGTTATCGACGACTGGGAGGACCGCGCCGAACAGCGTCGCCGCGAGAAGAAATCCGCGAAACTCGACGAGGTCATCAGCGAACACCGCGCGCGTGACCCTGCTGCCGACGGCTGACGGGGATTTTTATCGGTGGCGGATGCAGTTCCGATGATGTTCCCGCTTCAGTTCGGCCTTCCAGGCGGTCCGGAACTGCTGATATTCGGGTTGCTGTACCTCATCATCCCGTTCGTATCGGCGTATTGGGTGTTCAACGATGCCGAGAGCCGCGGCAACGACAACGCGGCGCTGTGGGCGCTGGCCGTCGGCGGCCTGTTTTTCCTGACGTTCTTCGGTGGGTTCCTCGCGTTGGCCGTCTACGTCTGGCAGCGCGATTAGAGGTCGTCGTAGCTCATCCCCATCGATTCGAGGAACGTACCGAGGAGGCCGTGACCGAGGAGAGCGCCACCTGCCATAACGACTGTCGCCGCGAAGGCTGCTCTGCGGTTCTCGCGGCCGAGTAGCACCATCCCTACGACGACGAGTACGGCCCCCGCGATGCCGGTATCTCCGAGTGCGTCCGTCAGTTCTTGGGTACTCATACCAGTGGGTGTACACGGGTGGTACGTAAAGAGCCGGATTTCCCGACGGCGTGGTCACGACGGCACGACGAGCGCCAGCAGATAGAGGTTCCACCCCGTCACGGAGACGCCCAGAAGCGCCAGTCCGAGGGCACCCCGACGCGGTAGGGCCGCTGGACGACTCGCCAACAGAGAAAGCAGCCACCGAACATGAGGGCCTTCGACGCGACCATCCCCCCGAACCCGTACCGTTCGACGAACACCGAGGTGACTGGGCCGAGTTCGAACAGTCCCCCGATACCGAGACCGACGCTCGTCGTCACCACGTCGCCGACGCCGAAAAAGAGGACGGCGAGCGCCCACAGGGTCGGGTGACTCACGTCGGGACGTCCGACGGCCGGCGGAACCGAATGCGGGGGCATGGTCCCCAAAGACGGCTGCGGTGGAGTTGGTAACCCGCTCCCTACGACCGGCGACCGAGCAGTAGTCGTATCTTAGAATCTCCGACTCGTCGTAAGCACACTCAAAAAACGGAACGGCGGGTTCGTTTAGAACTCGTTGCAGACGGGGATGCCGACGGTATCGAAGTCGCCCATTGAGGCGATGGTGTCGGGGACTTCCTCCAGCGAGATGGTCTTCGAGACGATTTTGCCGGGGTCGATTTTGCCCTGCTCCATCATCGAGAAGATTTCCTCGTACTCGTGGGGCGGCATGCCGAAGGAACCGATGAACTCCCGTTCGTCCATCACGATGCTGTCGACGGGGAGGGAGACCTCGCCTTCCTCCTCGCTGGTCGTGAGACCAATTTGGAGGTTCTGCCCGCCTTTCGCCAGCGAGTTCACGGAGTTACGGCAGGTCTCTGCGATGCCGAGGGCGTCGACGCTGACGTCGGCGCCGAGTTCCTCGGCTTTCAGCAGTTTGTCCTCCGAGAGGTCGACGGCGATGACGTTCGCACCGAGGGCGTCGGCGATGTGGACCGCGGAGAGGCCGACGCCGCCACAGCCGTGGACGGCGACCCAGTCGCCGGCCGTCACGTCGACGCGGTGGACGAGTCCGTGGAACGCCGTCGCGAACCGACAGCCGAGGCCGGCGACCTCGACGGGGTCGACGCCGTCGGGGAGTTTGATGACGTTGTGGTCGGCGTTCCGAACCGGGAACTCCTCGGCGAAGGCCCCCGGCTGGAAGGAGACGAATCCGAGCGGGATGACCCGTTCGCAGATGTTCGCCCGACCCTGCTTGCAGAACCGGCAGGTGCCGTCAGAGAGGTTGAACGGGACGCACACCCGGTCGCCCTCGCTGAAGTTCTCGACGTCTTCGCCGACGTCCTTGACGATACCGACGGGTTCGTGCCCGAAAATAAGGCCCGGCGTCGGCATGACGCCGACCCAGTCCCAGTCGCCCTGCCAGGCGTGCCAGTCGGACCGGCAGACGCCGCAGGCCTCCGTCTCCACGACGATGCCGTCCGGGTCGGGTTCCGGTCGGTCGACCTCCTCTACCTCCATCGGCTCCTGTGGTTCCTGAAAGACCACGGCACGCATCGACTCCGCCTCCTGCTCCGCGTCTGCGGATTTGCTCATGACGCGCGAACACTACCCCTCCACCGATTTAATCCTTGCCACCGTATATTAACGGGCCACGATTGGGAGGGCGCGGTGTTATGTGGGGAACGGTGACGGTGTCGATAATGTGGCAATAGTTGCCGAAAACGGACGATTTCGTGGTTCGGTAGCGGTTGGCGCGCGGACCGAGCGGGAAAGCGCTTCGCTTGAAAGAATTAAAGGGCTCCCTATCCAACCGACGGGTATGAGCGACAACGAGGGACGCAAGAACCTCAGGATGCCCGACGACGACGAGGTGTTCGCCGTCGTCACGAACATGCTCGGTGCCAACCGAGTGAAGGTCCGCTGTATGGACGGCACGGAGCGAACTGCACGCATCCCCGGCCGGATGCAGAAGCGCATCTGGATTCGCGAAGACGACGTGGTGTTGGTCGAACCGTGGGACTGGCAGGACGAGAAGGCCGACGTGGTGTGGCGCTACGAGAAACAGGACGCAGACCAGTTGCGCGAGGAAGGCCACATCACCGACAGCGTCTGACTGCGCTCCCGTCGCCGAGGGAACTTTTGTCGCCGGCGTCCGTTCGGTCGGTATGTCCGAATTAAACGTCCTCGGCGAACCGCTCGAACCGTGTAGCACCGACCCCGAGACGGGGTTCCAGCGGGACGGTCGCTGTTCGTGTCACGATACGGATATGGGCCGGCACGAACTGTGTGCCGTCATGACCGACGCGTTTCTTGAATTCAGCCGCGAACAGGGCAACGACCTCGTGACGCCGCGGCCGGAACTCGACTTTCCGGGCCTCTCGCCGGGGGACCGCTGGTGTGTCTGTGTGCCTCGCTGGGTCGAGACGCTAGAGGCGGTTCGAACCCAACACATCCCCGAGACGACGGTGCCGCCGGTCGTTCTGGAAGCGACGAACGAGGCGGTGTTGGACACGGTGCCGATGGAGACGCTTGAAGCCCACGCCTACGACTGACCCGGGGATGGGAGGTTACTCCTCGTCGCCATCCGGCTCCGGTTCGGCCTCGGTGACGTACTCCAGTAAGTCGTCATCGGTGACCTCCAGCCCCTGCCGGCGGAAGAACGCGGCGACGTTGTGACAGTCCCGTTCGAGGAACTCTTGGGCGTTGGGGTGGTGGACGGTGACGGCTTGGCCCAGATCCAGCAGACACAACTCGCCGTCGTGGACGACGATGTTGTACTCCGAGAGGTCGCCGTGGACGAGACCCGCACGATACAGCCGTCGGGTGTATTCCCGGACGACCTCGTAGGCCGTCTCGGGGTTCTCGACGTGGACCTCGTTGAGGCGCTTGGCGCGGTCGTCCTCTCCGCCGAGATACTCCATCACGAGGACGTTCCGCTCGACGGCCAGCGGTTCGGGCACGCGGACGCCAGCCGCGCGTGCACGGGAGAGATTCGCAAACTCCTTTTTCGTCCAGGCGACGACGACTTTCTTCTTGTCCGAGCCGATGCCCTCGAAGCGGGGGTCGCCGTCGAGGTAGTCCCGCATCTGCCGGAAGTCGGAGGCGTTGATGCGGTAGACCTTCACCGCCACCTCGCCGTCCGGTGCGAGGGCGGTGTAGACGTTGGCCTCCTTGCCGGTCGAGATTGGGCCGCCGAAGGCGTCGATGTAGCCGTCCTGAACCAGTTTGTACAGCGCACCGAGCGTGGCGTCGTCGAACACCGACGCCTCGACTTTGAACTGTTCCGTGTTCTTGATTCGCTTGCGGAACTCGAGGAACTCACGGTCCTGCTTTCTGGCGATGCGGTCGGCTTCCGTGTCCGACACGTCGAGTTCTTCCCACTCGTCGCCGAGCCCCTCGGACTCTTCGGGCTCTAACAGGCCGTACTCCTCTGTCATTCGTCTCGGGGTACGCCGCCCCGACGGAAAGCGTCACCGGTCGTCGCGGTCGTGGGTTCGGTGGGCGACGAACCCTCGGTCCCCGGTGGCTTCTTTTCGGCGTGTGCCGAACGGTCGTCCATGTACGTCGGCATCATCTCCGATACCCACGACAACGTCCCGGCGGCCGACGCCGCGATGGACGCCTTCGTCGAGCGGGGCGTCGAGACCGTGATTCACTGCGGGGACTTCGTCGCCCCGCCGCTGATTCCGCATCTCGACCGTGCGGGAATCGAGGTACACGCCGTCCGCGGCAACAACGACGGCGAACGCGAGGGTCTCGTCGACGCCTTCGAGAACCTCGACGGCGGCACGTTGCACGGCCGCTTCGCGGAACTGTCCTTCGACGGCCGGGCGTTCGCGGTCCTCCACGGCGAACAGCGGCCGGTCATCGACGCTTTGGCGTCCTCGGAGGAGTACGACTACGTCTGTCACGGCCACTGGCACGTTCGCGAAGAGCGCACCGTCGGCGAGACGACGGTCATCAACCCCGGCGCACAGTTCCCGACGGTCCCCGACGAACACCGCACGGTGGCCGTCGTCGACACCGAAGACGACACAGTCGAGTTCCTCGACGTGACGGAGTCGATATGAGCGTCGAGATACGCGAGGCGACGGCCGACGACGTGGCGGCCATCCGCGATGTCGCGAGGGACTCGTGGTATGCGGCCTACGGCGGCGTCCTCGACCCCTCGACGGTCGAGGGCGCACTCGGGGAGTACTACGCACCCGACCTCATCGAGGCGGGCGTCGACCACGACGACATCGCTTTCTTCGTCGCCGAAAGCGAAGACGGCGTGGTCGGCTTCGCCAGCGCCGAACAGACGTGGGCCGACGAGGTAGAGTTACACACCATCTACGTCCACCCCGACCGCTGGGGGGAGGGCGTCGGGGCAGCGCTGCTCGACCGCGTCCAGCGGTGGGCGACCGAGCAGGGCGTCGACCGCATCGCGTGTTCGGTGCTCGCCGACAACGCCATCGGTATCGGGTTCTTTGAGGCCTCGGGGTTCCGCCGCGGCGCCGCAGCGAAGGGCGAAATCGCCGGCGAACTCCACGACGAATACGAGTTCGAACTCGACCTCTGAGCGGCGGGGGTTACTCTTCGACCCGTTGTCGGACCGATTTTGCCAGTTCGGTAGCCTCCTGTGGCGTCTTCGCTTCGGCGTACACTCGGACGTACGGTTCGGTTCCGCTCGGTCGGACGAGCGCCCACGATTCCTCGAAGTCAACGCGGTAGCCGTCCAGCGTGGTGTGTTCGCCGTCGGCACTCGCCGCCCACGCCTCTGCCCGCTCCATGATGGCCTCCCGATTGCTCTCGCCGTCGTAGGGAACGTTCTCCCGCTCGAAACTGTACCCCCGGTGCGGTTCGAGGAGGTCACTCGCCGAGCGGTCGGCGAGTAACTCGAGGAACCGGGCCGCCACGTGGCCGCCGTCGCGGCCCAACCGGTGGGCTGGGTACACGATACCGCCGTTGCCCTCGCCGGCTATCGGCACCGAGACGCCGGCCTCGCGGAGTTCGCGTGTCCGACTGAGGACGTAGGTGTTCCCGATGGGTGTGTATTCGACGGTGCCACCTGCGGCCTCGGCGACATCGCGGAGTCGCAACGACGCGTTACACGTGGTCACGACCGTCTCGCCGTCGTCCAGTTCCGCGGCGGCGAGTGCCGCAAACGCCGCGTTACCGTCGACAAACGCGCCGGACTCGTCGACGAACACCACGCGGTCGGCGTCGCCGTCGTGGGCGATACCGAGGTCGGCGTCGGAGGTCGCGACGAACGACAGCAACTCCGACAGTTCGGCTTCGACCGGTTCGGGGTCGCGGCTGGGAAAGGCCCCGTCGGGGTTGGCGTTGAGCGTCTTTACCTGACAGCCGAGACGCCGGAACAGCGCCGGCGAGGTGAGCGAGCCAGCGCCGTTTCCGGGGTCAACGACGACGGTTGGTGCGGCCTCGCGTATCGCCTCTCTGTCGACCGATTCGACGACGCTTTCGACGTACTCGTCGTTGGCTCCCTCCACGGTCCGCGATTGGCCCGTTGACTCCGGAGGCGCCGTCAGGGCACCCTCCTCGGCCAACGACGCGACTGCATCGACAGCTGTCGGTTCGAGAACAGAGCCATCACGACCGACCAGTTTCACGCCGTTGTGGTCGGGTGGGTTGTGTGAGGCCGTAATCTGAAGCCCCGGTATCGACCGCGTTTCGACGTATCGCTGTAACGCTGGCGTGGGGACGACGCCGAGGCGGTCGACCTCCGTGCCAGCGTTTTCGACACCGGCGGTCGCGACGTGGTCGAACATCTCCCCGGTCGTTCGGGTGTCGCGGCCGACGGCGACGCGGTCGGCCTCCCAATAAACCGTTGCAGCGCGTGCGAGTTCGAAGACGCGTTCGGCCGTGACCGTCACGTTGGCCCCCCCTCTGATACCCATTCGTCCGAAACTCATCGACGGCGCTACGCGGAGCACCCACTTGGGTGTCCGGTTCGGTCGGTCAGGCGTTCTCGTCGAGCCACGTCTGCATGGCCTCGTAATCCCCCGACTGGTCGCTGACGACGCGGTGAACGTCGTCGTCGGTGATGCCCGCGAGCGTCGCGTCGATGGCTTCCCGACAGGCGCGTACGCCGCCACCGACCGACGAGAGCAGGTCGTCGCTCGGATACGAGTAGATGGCCGACCCGACGACGAACAGCTGCTCCGTGTCGTAGTCGGGTTCGTCGACACTCCCCGTCCCGATTTGCATGTTCCGGTGGATGTTTTCGGGGCTGACCTGGTGGGAGACGACGGGGAGCGTCCGCTTGAACTCGCTTCCCAACCGCCGTCGATTGCCGCGAAGGACGCTCTTGCAGGTGTAGATGTGGCTCCGCGAGCGGGAGTGGTCGCCGGCGACGTTGCCGGTGTGGGCGGAGTCGGCGCCGCTGAGTCGGAAGAGTTTCTCGAGGACGTCCAGCGCGATGCCGTGATTCGTCTGTGTGTAGACGCCGTGGCCGGCCCAGTGTGCGTGAATCGGGTACTGGAACTCGTCGTCGTCGGCGATTCGTTCCATGTGGTCGAACCCCGAGGAAACCGGTGACTGCATCAGGACTATCGACTCCTTCACGTCCGAGAGGTCGATTTCGGGGTCCGGACCGCTCGTAAGGCGTCGAAACCGACGGGTTTCGCCAGTGACGTTGAGGACGTACAGCGGGCGCCGTCCGGTTTCGGATTCGATTTCGCGGAGCGCGGAGACGATGGCTCGGATGCGGTCCGCCAGCGGACAGTACGCCGGCGAGACGAACTTGATGTCCTCTTTGACGACGTCGACGCCGTTGATGCCCGCGGTCACGGCGATGTCGTGCATCCGTTCGGGCGTCAGTCCGGCTGGTTTGAGGATGAGCCCGAGCATCGGGCGGTCGTCGACGCCGGCACGCTCTCTGAGGGTTTCGATGCCGTACTGAGGTCCGGGGAACCGCTTTACGAACTCCGGCGGGAAATCGATGCCAGTAATCTTTATTTCGGAGACGTAGCCGGCGTCGAAGAGGTCTCCCCCGATGTAGTTGAGGAGCTGTGACGTACTCGCGGTGATGTTTTCGGCCGGGAAGGCCACCTCGACGGTCCGGTCGCCGTATCTCGTGACGCTCGCCTCGTAGTCGCCGTCGACTTTGTCGCCGAATCCCCAGCGGTAGTTGCCGAGCGACTGTGATTTCGCGATTTTCTCGCCGATTCGGTGAATGTTCGCGTCGTCGTCCCCGATACGGTATTCGACCAGTATGTCGCTCATAGGCGCTCGACCACCTCGTCGATGCGCGCTTCGAGCGACTGAATCTCGTTGCGGAAGTTCCCGACGCGGCTTCGGTCGATGTCGGCGCGGTCGGTCGCTATCAGTTGCTCTCTGAGGAATCGCTGCTGTGTGCTGATGCGCTCGATGTCGTCGTACACCGCGTTGAGTTCCCGCTGGAGGTCCTCGGAGAGCAGCGAGAACGTCCCGCTCGAAACCCCGGACTCGTAGCTGCCGGTCGGAAAGGCTATCGTCGGCGGTACTTCCCCCTCCCAGTTGCCGATGTTCTCGCTGATTCCCCCGAGTTCGCCGGCGATGGAGTCACGAAGCCGCTGCCGGTCGTCTCGTTCGCGCTCCGCCTGCAGGTGCCGTTCGCGCCGCGCGGAGAGTTGATGCCCCAACAGCGCCCCCATCCCGACCGCGAGGAAGTCGGCGATGTACACCGGTGATATCAGCCAGTCCACCACGATGTCCATTACCGAACACGGTAGTAAAACAGTTTCCTGCGAACTCCGTGTGATGCGACAACGTCCGAACCGGCGAACGCTTAAAAACCGCCACCTCCAATCGGAAGTATGAAACACGTCAGGATTCCGGAGGACCGCATCGGCGTTCTCATCGGCGAAGGAGGTGCGACCATGCGGGAAATCGAGTCCCGCGCCGAGGTCCGTCTGGACATCGACTCCGAGACGGGGTCGGTGAAAGTCGAGACCGTCGGCGACCCGATACTCGGTCTGAAGGGGCCGGACATCGTCAAGGCCATCGGCCGCGGATTCGCCCCCGAGGACGCTATGCGCCTGCTGGACGACGACATGCAGTTGTTCGAACTCATCGACATCGAGGCCGCCACCCGGAACAAGAAAGACCTCCGCCGGAAGAAGGGACGACTCATCGGCGAGGGCGGTCGGACCCGAGAACTCATGGCCGAACTCTCCGGCGCCGACGTGGTCATCTACGGGTCGACGCTGGGCATCATCGGTAAACCCCAGCAGGTCGACGCCGTCCGCAGCGCCGCCGAGATGATTCTCGACGGCGCGCCTCACGGTGCCGTCTACTCCTTCCTCGAACGGCGCCACAACGAGATGAAGTCCAACGACATCGAGTACCACCAGTTCACGGGCTGAGACGGCCCCCTCGATTTACTCCGAGCGAATCATATCCACGGCTTTCTCCGCTATCATCATCGTGGGTGCGTTGGTGTTGCCGCCGACGAGCGTCGGCATCACCGAGGCGTCGACGACCCGAAGCCCCTCGACGCCGTGGACGCGGAGTTCTTCGTCGACGACCGCATCGTCGCCGTCGCCCATCTTGCACGTTCCGACGGGGTGATACACCGTGTGGGCCGTCTCACGGACGTGCTCGCGCAGTTCGGCGTCGGTGGTCGCCTCCTCGCCGGGCCAGATTTCCTCGCCGCGTACGTCGTCGAAGGGCTCTGCCTGCAGGATTTCGCGTGCCCGACGGATGCCCTCGACTAACACTTCCATGTCCCGTTCGTCGTCGAGGTAGTTCGGGTCGATGACGGGGTCGGCGAAGGGGTCGTCGGAGGCCAGCGAAATCGACCCGCGACTCTCCGGGCGGAGTTGGGTCGCACCGACCGAGAGGCCGTGGCCCTCCTCGGGGTTCTCGAAGCCGTGTTCCATGAAGTAGCCGGGCGCGAAGTGGAACTGCAAATCCGGCGCGTCGAGGTCGTCGTCGGTCCTGATGAAGCCGCCCGCTTCGCCGACGTTGGAGGTGAGATGCCCTCGCTTCAACAGGAAGTACTTCGCGAGGTCCCGGATTCGGCCGGCGTCGTCGAGCGTCCCGGGTTCGGTACACTCGTAGACGGTAAAGGCAAAGAGGTGGTCTTGGAGGTTCGCTCCGACGCCCGGCAGTTCGGCGCGGACATCGATGCCGTGGTCGGTGAGGTGTTCCGGGTCGCCGAGTCCCGACAGCATGAGCAGTTGCGGGGAGTTGATGGCACCGCCGGAGACGAGTACCTCCTCGACTGCTTCGGCCCGGAGGCGCGTGCCGTCC contains:
- a CDS encoding DUF7470 family protein, with translation MSTQELTDALGDTGIAGAVLVVVGMVLLGRENRRAAFAATVVMAGGALLGHGLLGTFLESMGMSYDDL
- a CDS encoding zinc-dependent alcohol dehydrogenase family protein — encoded protein: MRAVVFQEPQEPMEVEEVDRPEPDPDGIVVETEACGVCRSDWHAWQGDWDWVGVMPTPGLIFGHEPVGIVKDVGEDVENFSEGDRVCVPFNLSDGTCRFCKQGRANICERVIPLGFVSFQPGAFAEEFPVRNADHNVIKLPDGVDPVEVAGLGCRFATAFHGLVHRVDVTAGDWVAVHGCGGVGLSAVHIADALGANVIAVDLSEDKLLKAEELGADVSVDALGIAETCRNSVNSLAKGGQNLQIGLTTSEEEGEVSLPVDSIVMDEREFIGSFGMPPHEYEEIFSMMEQGKIDPGKIVSKTISLEEVPDTIASMGDFDTVGIPVCNEF
- a CDS encoding RuBisCO large subunit C-terminal-like domain-containing protein, whose amino-acid sequence is MSDILVEYRIGDDDANIHRIGEKIAKSQSLGNYRWGFGDKVDGDYEASVTRYGDRTVEVAFPAENITASTSQLLNYIGGDLFDAGYVSEIKITGIDFPPEFVKRFPGPQYGIETLRERAGVDDRPMLGLILKPAGLTPERMHDIAVTAGINGVDVVKEDIKFVSPAYCPLADRIRAIVSALREIESETGRRPLYVLNVTGETRRFRRLTSGPDPEIDLSDVKESIVLMQSPVSSGFDHMERIADDDEFQYPIHAHWAGHGVYTQTNHGIALDVLEKLFRLSGADSAHTGNVAGDHSRSRSHIYTCKSVLRGNRRRLGSEFKRTLPVVSHQVSPENIHRNMQIGTGSVDEPDYDTEQLFVVGSAIYSYPSDDLLSSVGGGVRACREAIDATLAGITDDDVHRVVSDQSGDYEAMQTWLDENA
- a CDS encoding KH domain-containing protein, coding for MKHVRIPEDRIGVLIGEGGATMREIESRAEVRLDIDSETGSVKVETVGDPILGLKGPDIVKAIGRGFAPEDAMRLLDDDMQLFELIDIEAATRNKKDLRRKKGRLIGEGGRTRELMAELSGADVVIYGSTLGIIGKPQQVDAVRSAAEMILDGAPHGAVYSFLERRHNEMKSNDIEYHQFTG
- a CDS encoding metallophosphoesterase; translation: MYVGIISDTHDNVPAADAAMDAFVERGVETVIHCGDFVAPPLIPHLDRAGIEVHAVRGNNDGEREGLVDAFENLDGGTLHGRFAELSFDGRAFAVLHGEQRPVIDALASSEEYDYVCHGHWHVREERTVGETTVINPGAQFPTVPDEHRTVAVVDTEDDTVEFLDVTESI
- a CDS encoding DUF2237 family protein, which translates into the protein MSELNVLGEPLEPCSTDPETGFQRDGRCSCHDTDMGRHELCAVMTDAFLEFSREQGNDLVTPRPELDFPGLSPGDRWCVCVPRWVETLEAVRTQHIPETTVPPVVLEATNEAVLDTVPMETLEAHAYD
- a CDS encoding GMC family oxidoreductase codes for the protein MATKTAAYDYVVVGAGSAGCVLASRLSEDPDTSVLLLEAGEPDEKREVHIPAAFPELFKTDVDWEYYTEPQSGLADRELYWPRGKTLGGSSSINAMIYIRGHPNDYDEWADRGNDGWAYEDALPYFKRNETFEPGDGDYHGTDGPLCVSNPRSPNDLSRTFVEAATDVGHPRNADFNGARQEGIGLYHLTQKKGKRHSAAKAYLTPHLDRPNLTVETGAHATEIAFDGDRASGVEYEQDGTRLRAEAVEEVLVSGGAINSPQLLMLSGLGDPEHLTDHGIDVRAELPGVGANLQDHLFAFTVYECTEPGTLDDAGRIRDLAKYFLLKRGHLTSNVGEAGGFIRTDDDLDAPDLQFHFAPGYFMEHGFENPEEGHGLSVGATQLRPESRGSISLASDDPFADPVIDPNYLDDERDMEVLVEGIRRAREILQAEPFDDVRGEEIWPGEEATTDAELREHVRETAHTVYHPVGTCKMGDGDDAVVDEELRVHGVEGLRVVDASVMPTLVGGNTNAPTMMIAEKAVDMIRSE
- the eif1A gene encoding translation initiation factor eIF-1A, with translation MSDNEGRKNLRMPDDDEVFAVVTNMLGANRVKVRCMDGTERTARIPGRMQKRIWIREDDVVLVEPWDWQDEKADVVWRYEKQDADQLREEGHITDSV
- the glmM gene encoding phosphoglucosamine mutase, with amino-acid sequence MSFGRMGIRGGANVTVTAERVFELARAATVYWEADRVAVGRDTRTTGEMFDHVATAGVENAGTEVDRLGVVPTPALQRYVETRSIPGLQITASHNPPDHNGVKLVGRDGSVLEPTAVDAVASLAEEGALTAPPESTGQSRTVEGANDEYVESVVESVDREAIREAAPTVVVDPGNGAGSLTSPALFRRLGCQVKTLNANPDGAFPSRDPEPVEAELSELLSFVATSDADLGIAHDGDADRVVFVDESGAFVDGNAAFAALAAAELDDGETVVTTCNASLRLRDVAEAAGGTVEYTPIGNTYVLSRTRELREAGVSVPIAGEGNGGIVYPAHRLGRDGGHVAARFLELLADRSASDLLEPHRGYSFERENVPYDGESNREAIMERAEAWAASADGEHTTLDGYRVDFEESWALVRPSGTEPYVRVYAEAKTPQEATELAKSVRQRVEE
- the rio1 gene encoding serine/threonine-protein kinase Rio1, with protein sequence MTEEYGLLEPEESEGLGDEWEELDVSDTEADRIARKQDREFLEFRKRIKNTEQFKVEASVFDDATLGALYKLVQDGYIDAFGGPISTGKEANVYTALAPDGEVAVKVYRINASDFRQMRDYLDGDPRFEGIGSDKKKVVVAWTKKEFANLSRARAAGVRVPEPLAVERNVLVMEYLGGEDDRAKRLNEVHVENPETAYEVVREYTRRLYRAGLVHGDLSEYNIVVHDGELCLLDLGQAVTVHHPNAQEFLERDCHNVAAFFRRQGLEVTDDDLLEYVTEAEPEPDGDEE
- a CDS encoding GNAT family N-acetyltransferase; amino-acid sequence: MSVEIREATADDVAAIRDVARDSWYAAYGGVLDPSTVEGALGEYYAPDLIEAGVDHDDIAFFVAESEDGVVGFASAEQTWADEVELHTIYVHPDRWGEGVGAALLDRVQRWATEQGVDRIACSVLADNAIGIGFFEASGFRRGAAAKGEIAGELHDEYEFELDL
- a CDS encoding DUF460 domain-containing protein, which produces MSTRTSALDSLIFGVDIQSGDVRGDAPSYAVVAFDGESIERDVVSGRKLRRRIQSEEPAIVATDNTYELAEDKGALVHFLRELPSETKLVQVTGDERPEPLSRVAARHGVPYAKPPMKEAEAAARLAARNVGYEVSAFTDTTTVKVARGRSTGGGGGWSEDRFTRRIHGSVKTATREVESKLEDAALEFEKEVTEKYGGYSQALFEVEATPAEIPVSSRRSGDTRIEIERERRDGIEYRPLAKRRDFVVVGIDPGTTTAVALLDLDGMVLDVWSTRTADTAEVIEWIIEHGRPVIVAADVEPMPETVEKIRRSFDAAGWIPGTDLPVDRKLHRTREESYDNDHERDAMAAALFAFDAHEDQFDRIAEKTPAGFDRGEVTARVVAGEESVEAVLDDLSEDEESDEESTEHDPRELTAEEKEIKRLEARIERLEGHVEDLKDTIQQKDSRVSELEEELSEARREERREARERREVTRLERENERLKRELAEAEQANEELDGKLERLKELWKLDHSNFADVAAEKQGLVPVKPVEQFTKDAIGAAEESYGLAPDDVVYLRDASGAGRATAERLADRDPRVVLRDGRLSEQADEVLFDHGIPVGPADDVTIQEIDELAVARESEVESVIDDWEDRAEQRRREKKSAKLDEVISEHRARDPAADG